Proteins encoded together in one Telopea speciosissima isolate NSW1024214 ecotype Mountain lineage chromosome 4, Tspe_v1, whole genome shotgun sequence window:
- the LOC122659325 gene encoding uncharacterized protein LOC122659325 yields MVSLRVAPMKDVMRFGKKGKLSPRCIGPFEILERVGNLAYRLAFPPTMKNIHNTFYISMLKKYVHDPSHTLNYEPLDLKVDMTYEEKPVQILDQKDQVLRNRSIPLVKVLWRNHAIEKHLGNERKICELKTLRYLQTKGYMGPKSQVQDRNQKVGTSVYIY; encoded by the exons ATGGTGTCTCTTCGTGTGGCACCCATGAAAGATGTGATGAGGTTTGGAAAGAAGGGAAAGTTAAGCCCCAGGTGCATTGGACCGTTTGAGATTCTAGAGCGAGTCGGTAACTTGGCTTATAGGCTGGCTTTCCCACCTACCATGAAGAACATCCACAACACCTTCTATATATCAATGCTGAAGAAATATGTTCATGATCCTTCACACACACTGAACTACGAACCACTCGACCTAAAGGTGGACATGACCTATGAAGAGAAGCCAGTTCAGATTTTAGACCAGAAGGATCAAGTGCTTCGCAATCGATCGATACCCCTAGTTAAGGTACTTTGGAGAAATCATGCCATtgagaagcatcttgggaacgAGAGGAAGATATGTGAGCTAAAAACCTTGAGATATTTACAAACTAAG GGGTATATGGGACCAAAATCACAGGTCCAGGATCGTAACCAAAAGGTTGGAACTTCTGTTTATATCTATTAG